In Microbulbifer sp. GL-2, the following are encoded in one genomic region:
- a CDS encoding multifunctional CCA addition/repair protein, with protein MKIYLVGGAVRDKLLNRPVTEHDWVVVGANSEHMLDMGYSPVGKDFPVFLHPETGEEYALARTERKSGHGYGGFSVDADASITLEEDLLRRDLTINAIAESKDGTLIDPYGGQADLHARLLRHVSPAFAEDPLRILRVARFAARYHHLGFTVAAETMALMRQMVEAGEVEYLVAERIWKEVSRALIEPAPDTFIQVLRECGALAILLPELEQLFGVPQPPKHHPEVDTGEHVLMALRSACAELPVRFAVLLHDLGKGLTPEEILPSHHGHESAGVPLVRAVCERWRTPKELTALAVGVCEYHLHCHRAFELRPQTIMKMIRSLDALRRPERFEKFLCACEADARGRLGLENRKYPQADFLRAAREVAAAVTAEALIKQGYQGAKLGQALDRERIKAIAIIKDNYSA; from the coding sequence TTGAAGATCTATCTTGTCGGTGGCGCAGTACGCGACAAATTACTCAACCGCCCGGTTACTGAGCATGATTGGGTTGTAGTTGGAGCCAACTCAGAACACATGCTAGACATGGGATATAGTCCAGTAGGAAAGGATTTTCCGGTTTTCCTGCACCCTGAAACCGGGGAGGAATATGCCCTTGCCCGCACTGAGCGTAAGAGTGGGCACGGCTACGGCGGTTTTTCCGTTGATGCCGATGCCAGCATTACCCTTGAAGAGGACCTGCTACGTCGCGACCTCACTATCAACGCGATAGCCGAGTCGAAGGACGGTACCCTGATTGACCCCTACGGGGGACAAGCTGATTTACACGCTCGCCTGCTACGCCATGTTTCCCCCGCATTCGCAGAGGACCCTCTGCGCATCCTGCGGGTGGCCCGCTTTGCAGCGCGTTACCACCATCTGGGATTTACTGTTGCAGCGGAGACTATGGCGCTCATGCGTCAGATGGTTGAGGCCGGTGAGGTGGAATACCTGGTGGCAGAACGAATCTGGAAAGAAGTTAGCCGTGCCCTTATTGAACCAGCCCCCGATACCTTTATCCAGGTACTGCGAGAATGTGGGGCCCTGGCGATTCTTTTACCTGAATTGGAGCAGTTATTCGGCGTACCTCAGCCCCCCAAACACCACCCTGAAGTAGATACTGGCGAGCATGTATTAATGGCATTGCGCTCAGCCTGCGCAGAGCTGCCAGTGCGCTTTGCTGTCTTGCTACACGACCTGGGCAAGGGATTAACACCAGAGGAGATTTTGCCCAGCCACCACGGTCACGAGTCCGCCGGTGTCCCCTTGGTGCGTGCAGTCTGTGAGCGCTGGCGTACACCAAAAGAGCTGACTGCACTGGCTGTCGGGGTCTGTGAATATCACCTGCACTGCCACAGGGCCTTCGAATTGCGCCCACAGACCATTATGAAAATGATCCGCAGTCTGGATGCCTTGCGACGCCCCGAGCGGTTTGAGAAGTTCCTGTGCGCCTGTGAGGCGGATGCCCGCGGCCGCCTGGGGCTTGAAAACCGGAAATATCCACAAGCTGACTTCCTGCGTGCGGCCCGCGAAGTGGCAGCTGCAGTGACTGCCGAAGCGCTAATCAAGCAGGGCTACCAGGGGGCCAAGCTGGGACAGGCACTGGATCGAGAGCGTATTAAAGCGATCGCCATAATAAAGGATAACTACAGTGCGTAA
- a CDS encoding response regulator transcription factor, with amino-acid sequence MPSLKILLIEDNPTIARQLAEFLHAEGWQIDYAHRGRQGLQLALEQIFDLVILDLGLPDMDGLEVCEKIKAQAPVNMPILMLTARDAIADKELGFGIGADDYLCKPFEPRELILRCRALARRHQLHTSEEIKVGDLQINQRQQTAYRDKQPLPLTTIGFRILTMLAQASPAPVSRSAIIHHIWGDKPPETDALKSHIYSLRQTLDKPFQVPMLKTITNLGYQLEIPNARNQ; translated from the coding sequence GTGCCCTCACTGAAGATATTGTTGATTGAAGATAACCCCACTATCGCACGCCAGCTTGCCGAATTCCTACATGCTGAGGGCTGGCAGATAGATTATGCTCACCGGGGTCGCCAGGGCTTACAGCTGGCCCTGGAACAAATCTTCGACCTGGTCATTCTCGACCTGGGTCTGCCGGATATGGATGGCCTGGAGGTCTGTGAAAAGATCAAGGCACAAGCGCCAGTTAACATGCCAATTCTGATGTTAACTGCCCGCGATGCTATCGCAGATAAAGAGCTCGGATTTGGTATCGGTGCCGATGACTACTTATGTAAACCCTTTGAGCCAAGGGAACTGATACTGAGATGCCGCGCCCTGGCACGCAGGCACCAGCTACATACCAGTGAAGAAATTAAGGTCGGTGATTTACAGATAAACCAGCGCCAGCAAACCGCCTACCGGGATAAACAACCTCTGCCCCTGACAACTATCGGTTTTCGCATTCTCACTATGCTCGCCCAGGCGTCACCAGCACCAGTAAGTCGCTCGGCAATAATCCACCATATTTGGGGTGACAAACCCCCGGAAACAGACGCCTTAAAATCCCACATTTATAGTCTTCGCCAAACACTGGATAAGCCTTTCCAGGTTCCAATGTTGAAAACCATCACCAACCTCGGTTATCAGTTGGAAATTCCCAATGCGCGAAACCAGTAA
- a CDS encoding pteridine reductase: MRNVLITGAAARLGRAIAEELHKDHRVVIHYRNSADAARALAKELNKLRPNSAVVLHSGLDSAEACSALARRAQEVWGGIDALVNNASAFHPTPVGKATEEDWDRLIDSNLKAPFFLSQALHESLSQRLGCIVNMADIHAERPMPEHSIYCTAKAGLVMLTKSLALELSPQVRVNAVAPGAILWPEQEATNEAKKVQITQRIPLARTGDPSDIAKTVRFLVCDAPYINGQVIAVDGGRNLNI; this comes from the coding sequence GTGCGTAATGTGTTGATTACCGGCGCTGCCGCACGATTGGGCCGCGCCATTGCCGAAGAGCTGCATAAAGACCACCGGGTGGTTATTCACTACCGCAACTCGGCGGATGCCGCTCGCGCCCTCGCAAAAGAACTGAACAAACTCCGCCCCAATTCCGCTGTGGTATTACACAGTGGACTGGATAGTGCCGAAGCCTGCTCGGCGCTCGCCCGGCGTGCTCAGGAAGTATGGGGCGGTATTGATGCCCTGGTGAACAACGCCTCAGCCTTCCACCCCACTCCCGTGGGAAAAGCCACAGAGGAAGATTGGGACCGCCTGATAGACAGTAATCTCAAAGCGCCCTTCTTTCTCAGCCAAGCGCTACATGAAAGCCTCAGCCAGCGACTTGGCTGTATTGTGAATATGGCAGATATCCACGCCGAGCGCCCAATGCCCGAGCACTCCATTTACTGCACCGCCAAAGCTGGCCTGGTAATGCTGACAAAAAGCCTCGCGCTGGAGCTATCGCCCCAGGTTCGGGTCAATGCAGTCGCCCCCGGTGCCATTCTTTGGCCAGAACAAGAGGCGACTAACGAAGCCAAGAAAGTACAAATTACCCAGCGCATTCCTTTGGCCCGAACCGGTGACCCTAGCGATATCGCCAAAACCGTGCGCTTCCTGGTCTGTGACGCCCCCTATATCAACGGCCAGGTTATTGCCGTTGACGGCGGCCGCAACCTCAATATCTAG